A single genomic interval of Halobacillus halophilus DSM 2266 harbors:
- the pgsB gene encoding poly-gamma-glutamate synthase PgsB, translating to MLLIPIVLITVLIIGAYEWHQHKKNVNALPIRVNINGIRGKSTVTRLITGIVKEAGYKTIGKTTGTSARMIFWDTDEEKPIKRRREGPNIREQRLVVKEAADKGAEALVSECMAVNPDYQVVFQEKMLQANIGVIVNVLEDHMDVMGPTLDEVAEAFVSTIPYDGHLIVSESPYVDYYKRIAEERNTKVIVADNSKISDSYLKKFEYMVFPENASLSLAVAEAIGIDEATASQGMLKAPADPGAMRILPLGSPEKPAYFVNGFAANDAVSTINIWKRVEFLGYPSENPIIIMNCRDDRVERTEQFSKDVLPYIPTDTLVLIGETTEPIVTDVNEGKIQVDHLLDLEGYTTEQIMEVLSEMLEDRVMYGVGNIHGAAEPLIDKFHENKHQPIVS from the coding sequence ATGTTATTAATACCTATTGTGTTAATCACGGTTCTAATTATTGGTGCTTATGAATGGCATCAGCATAAAAAGAACGTCAATGCCCTGCCTATCCGAGTAAACATCAACGGTATTCGAGGTAAATCAACAGTGACTCGATTAATAACCGGTATCGTGAAAGAAGCAGGCTACAAAACAATAGGCAAGACCACAGGAACGTCAGCAAGAATGATTTTTTGGGACACGGATGAAGAAAAGCCTATTAAACGGAGACGAGAAGGTCCTAATATCCGTGAACAAAGATTAGTAGTTAAAGAAGCGGCTGATAAAGGCGCTGAGGCATTGGTAAGTGAGTGTATGGCCGTAAATCCTGATTACCAGGTTGTATTTCAAGAAAAAATGCTGCAGGCCAATATTGGCGTTATTGTAAATGTTTTAGAAGATCACATGGACGTAATGGGACCTACACTTGATGAAGTTGCGGAAGCTTTCGTATCCACTATTCCATATGATGGTCACTTGATAGTATCCGAGAGTCCTTATGTGGATTACTATAAGAGAATTGCCGAGGAGAGGAACACGAAGGTGATCGTAGCGGATAATAGTAAAATTTCAGATTCTTATTTAAAGAAGTTTGAATATATGGTTTTTCCTGAAAATGCTTCATTATCATTAGCCGTGGCAGAAGCCATTGGAATTGATGAAGCTACGGCATCCCAAGGGATGCTAAAGGCTCCTGCTGATCCTGGGGCGATGCGCATTCTTCCACTTGGTAGTCCTGAAAAGCCAGCTTATTTTGTAAATGGCTTTGCGGCTAATGACGCCGTTTCTACTATTAATATATGGAAACGAGTAGAATTTCTCGGTTACCCCTCTGAAAATCCCATCATTATTATGAACTGCCGGGATGACAGGGTGGAGCGTACCGAACAATTCTCCAAAGATGTCTTACCTTACATCCCTACTGATACGCTCGTTTTGATAGGGGAAACCACAGAACCAATAGTTACAGATGTTAATGAAGGAAAAATTCAAGTAGATCATCTTCTGGATTTAGAGGGTTATACTACAGAACAGATTATGGAAGTTCTGTCTGAGATGTTAGAAGA
- a CDS encoding DMT family transporter — protein sequence MKGAIFALLGGLCITMQGIFNARVSEAIGGWHTTSMVHIIAFTIAIIIYLNVRDGKGKSFRQVPWLYLVGGSFGVIVVFSELTAIHRIGPAPAIALLLVSQIGTAFIIESQGWFGERKVPITRRQSIGLTMMLVGVILFQL from the coding sequence ATGAAAGGAGCAATATTTGCCCTCCTTGGAGGGCTCTGCATTACAATGCAGGGAATCTTTAACGCAAGAGTGAGTGAAGCAATTGGCGGATGGCATACGACTTCCATGGTTCATATCATTGCCTTCACCATAGCCATTATTATTTATTTAAACGTACGGGATGGAAAAGGAAAAAGCTTCAGGCAGGTACCCTGGCTTTATTTAGTGGGAGGATCGTTTGGGGTGATTGTTGTTTTTTCAGAATTAACAGCGATTCACAGAATCGGTCCAGCTCCTGCTATTGCTCTATTACTCGTATCACAAATCGGAACGGCCTTTATTATTGAGTCACAAGGATGGTTCGGTGAACGAAAAGTTCCGATCACACGCAGACAGAGTATTGGCCTGACCATGATGCTCGTCGGTGTCATCCTTTTTCAATTGTAA
- a CDS encoding DMT family transporter, with translation MVGASLAIISGILISLQNIFNARVSEKTGPWATTTLVLGLGLVCSLPVFYSVEQRSLFAFGDVNPIFLFGGVFGVGIVFFLMRGVSLIGPAYAISIALISQILIAFTINTAGWFGFESSSISWQKLIGITLLIGGVLVYKLEKRVG, from the coding sequence ATGGTTGGTGCATCACTCGCCATCATTTCCGGGATTTTAATTAGTCTGCAAAATATATTTAATGCCAGAGTCAGTGAAAAAACAGGACCCTGGGCCACTACTACACTTGTGCTCGGATTAGGTCTCGTCTGTTCCCTGCCTGTCTTTTACTCGGTCGAACAAAGAAGCCTGTTTGCGTTTGGAGATGTTAATCCCATCTTTTTATTCGGAGGTGTATTTGGTGTCGGAATCGTTTTCTTCTTAATGAGGGGCGTTTCCTTGATCGGACCGGCCTACGCTATATCGATAGCACTGATTTCACAGATCCTGATTGCTTTTACAATCAATACAGCGGGCTGGTTCGGGTTCGAATCTTCTTCCATCTCCTGGCAGAAGCTGATCGGTATCACGCTTTTGATCGGCGGGGTTCTCGTTTATAAATTAGAAAAGAGGGTGGGATGA
- a CDS encoding Crp/Fnr family transcriptional regulator, translating into MKERPTTLDSYIQQYQLDDLFPDSFRQHMKVSPFEKGETLFSAGDELEELYFLVEGKIKIFTLTPEGMSLINRFKQPLALIGDVEYVKGSSVLNSVEAVTEGVMISAPFSHLTALEKEHPSFIRFLLETVAHKFYTESHTTSMNMLYPVEVRLASYLLSISSVGEGTVFHQEMRTSNLIELAEWIGTSYRHLNRVLKKLASDHVVERTNGSVTIKDLEKLRTLAKGNIYE; encoded by the coding sequence GTGAAAGAAAGACCTACAACACTAGACTCCTATATCCAACAGTACCAGCTGGACGATTTATTTCCAGATTCCTTCAGGCAGCATATGAAGGTCTCCCCTTTTGAAAAGGGCGAAACTTTATTTTCTGCCGGGGATGAACTTGAAGAATTATATTTTCTCGTCGAAGGAAAAATTAAAATTTTCACGCTGACGCCGGAAGGAATGTCGCTGATCAACCGCTTTAAACAGCCACTCGCTCTAATTGGAGATGTGGAATATGTTAAAGGCAGCTCGGTCCTCAATTCGGTGGAAGCCGTTACCGAAGGCGTAATGATTTCCGCCCCCTTTTCGCATTTAACTGCGCTTGAAAAGGAGCATCCAAGCTTCATCCGGTTTCTGCTGGAAACCGTGGCCCACAAGTTTTATACCGAATCCCATACGACAAGTATGAACATGCTTTACCCTGTAGAAGTCCGGCTGGCGAGCTATTTATTATCGATTTCTTCGGTGGGAGAAGGAACGGTTTTTCATCAGGAAATGCGAACGTCCAATTTAATCGAACTCGCCGAATGGATCGGCACCAGTTATCGTCACTTGAACCGGGTTTTGAAGAAATTGGCTTCTGATCATGTCGTCGAGAGAACAAATGGATCGGTTACAATTAAAGATCTGGAAAAGCTTCGAACCCTCGCGAAAGGAAATATTTATGAATAA